One Saccharopolyspora erythraea NRRL 2338 genomic region harbors:
- a CDS encoding nuclear transport factor 2 family protein: MTRDDEIAELRTQIRLLTDRAELGELVDRYALSLDERRFDPATAAGLFTDDVRFSYPVGDGRTLEGYEESNLALMAPYERTQHLTGNHVIDLDGDRARVRWNAIMTHVHARETTDQRGEQPGTHFDVGAHFTAEAVRTPGGWRFREVSLAVQWTQGTPPPWVADAA; this comes from the coding sequence ATGACCAGGGATGACGAGATCGCCGAGCTGCGCACGCAGATCCGGCTGCTGACCGACCGCGCCGAGCTCGGCGAGCTGGTCGACCGCTACGCGCTGAGCCTCGACGAGCGGCGCTTCGACCCGGCCACCGCGGCCGGGCTGTTCACCGACGACGTGCGCTTCTCCTACCCGGTGGGGGACGGCAGGACGCTGGAGGGCTACGAGGAGTCCAACCTCGCGCTCATGGCCCCGTACGAGCGGACCCAGCACCTGACCGGCAACCACGTCATCGACCTCGACGGCGACCGGGCGCGCGTGCGGTGGAACGCGATCATGACCCACGTGCACGCGCGGGAGACCACCGACCAGCGCGGCGAGCAGCCGGGCACGCACTTCGACGTCGGGGCGCACTTCACCGCCGAGGCGGTGCGCACGCCGGGCGGCTGGCGCTTCCGGGAGGTGTCGCTGGCGGTCCAGTGGACGCAGGGCACGCCGCCGCCCTGGGTCGCCGACGCGGCCTGA
- a CDS encoding (Fe-S)-binding protein, translated as MGAVQLTLGAISVALGVVAWSMFAMTIARFVRIIRLGQPDGTRNGPVMARLATMVKEFAAHTRMNKFRNVGVWHWLVMWGFLIGSLALFEAYGEVFVPTWGWPVLDDLAVFHLLMEILGVGTIVGIVVLIVVRQRNHPRRAGRVSRFQGSNFAWAYFIEAVVLIEGIGILGVRAAKAALGVHEMPLWAEFVSGPVGALLPASPALVSFFAFVKLMSATVWLIVISRTMTMGIAWHRFSAFFNIYFKREDDGDVALGALKPMMSRGKPLDFEEADPDTDVFGAGKVEDFSWKGWLDFTTCTECGRCQSQCPAWNTAKPLSPKLLITSLRDHAYAKAPYLLAGGSKDMAGDEVGITGDGAEDKLAKIDALALAEAERPLVGGPDEMGVIDPEVLWACTSCGACVEQCPVDIEHVDHIVDMRRYQVMIESNFPTELGGMFKNLENKGNPWGQNAKDRLAWTEELDFEVPVFDGELADDVEYLFWVGCAGAFEDRAKKTTRAVAELLHIAGVNYTVLGPEETCTGDPARRAGNEFIFQMLAQQNVEVLNSVFEGREPGKRKIVATCAHCFNSLANEYSQLGGDYEVVHHTQLLNKLVREKRLVPVAPVAEDVTYHDPCYLGRHNKVYTPPRDLVGASGATYREMPRHADRSMCCGAGGARMWMEERVGKRINLERVDEALGTAPSKIATGCPFCRVMLTDGLTARQNEKTAAESVEVVDVAQLLLTSVKRGTEDTPKESESAEA; from the coding sequence ATGGGTGCTGTACAGCTCACGCTTGGTGCGATCTCGGTCGCGCTCGGCGTCGTCGCCTGGAGCATGTTCGCAATGACCATCGCCCGGTTCGTGCGGATCATCCGCCTCGGGCAACCGGACGGCACCCGCAACGGTCCCGTCATGGCCCGGCTGGCCACCATGGTCAAGGAGTTCGCCGCGCACACGCGGATGAACAAGTTCCGCAACGTCGGCGTCTGGCACTGGCTGGTGATGTGGGGCTTCCTGATCGGCTCCCTGGCGCTGTTCGAGGCCTACGGCGAGGTCTTCGTCCCGACGTGGGGCTGGCCGGTGCTCGACGACCTGGCGGTCTTCCACCTGCTCATGGAGATCCTCGGGGTCGGCACCATCGTCGGAATCGTGGTGCTGATCGTCGTCCGCCAGCGCAACCACCCGCGCCGGGCCGGACGGGTCTCCCGCTTCCAGGGGTCGAACTTCGCCTGGGCGTACTTCATCGAGGCCGTGGTGCTGATCGAGGGCATCGGCATCCTCGGCGTGCGCGCGGCGAAGGCCGCGCTGGGCGTCCACGAGATGCCGCTGTGGGCGGAGTTCGTCTCCGGCCCCGTCGGCGCGCTGCTTCCCGCGAGCCCGGCCCTGGTGTCGTTCTTCGCCTTCGTCAAGCTGATGAGCGCCACGGTCTGGCTGATCGTGATCTCGCGGACCATGACCATGGGCATCGCCTGGCACCGGTTCTCGGCGTTCTTCAACATCTACTTCAAGCGCGAGGACGACGGCGACGTGGCGCTGGGCGCGCTCAAGCCGATGATGTCGCGCGGCAAGCCGCTGGACTTCGAGGAGGCCGACCCCGACACCGACGTGTTCGGCGCGGGCAAGGTCGAGGACTTCTCGTGGAAGGGCTGGCTGGACTTCACCACCTGCACCGAGTGCGGTCGCTGCCAGTCGCAGTGCCCGGCGTGGAACACCGCCAAGCCGCTCTCGCCGAAGCTGTTGATCACCTCGCTGCGCGATCACGCCTACGCCAAGGCCCCGTACCTGCTGGCCGGGGGCAGCAAGGACATGGCCGGTGACGAGGTCGGCATCACCGGCGACGGCGCCGAGGACAAGCTCGCCAAGATCGACGCGCTGGCGTTGGCCGAGGCCGAGCGCCCGCTGGTCGGCGGGCCGGACGAGATGGGTGTGATCGACCCGGAGGTGCTGTGGGCCTGCACCTCGTGTGGTGCGTGTGTGGAGCAGTGCCCGGTCGACATCGAGCACGTCGACCACATCGTGGACATGCGCCGCTACCAGGTGATGATCGAGTCGAACTTCCCCACCGAGCTGGGCGGGATGTTCAAGAACCTGGAGAACAAGGGCAACCCCTGGGGCCAGAACGCCAAGGACCGCCTGGCCTGGACCGAGGAGCTGGACTTCGAGGTGCCGGTGTTCGACGGCGAGCTCGCCGACGACGTGGAGTACCTGTTCTGGGTCGGTTGCGCGGGCGCGTTCGAGGACCGGGCCAAGAAGACCACCCGCGCGGTGGCCGAGCTGCTGCACATCGCCGGGGTCAACTACACCGTGCTGGGCCCGGAGGAGACCTGCACCGGTGACCCGGCGCGGCGCGCGGGCAACGAGTTCATCTTCCAGATGCTGGCCCAGCAAAACGTCGAAGTGCTCAACTCGGTGTTCGAGGGCCGCGAGCCGGGCAAGCGCAAGATCGTCGCGACCTGTGCGCACTGCTTCAACTCGCTGGCCAACGAGTACTCCCAGCTCGGCGGGGACTACGAGGTGGTGCACCACACCCAGCTGCTGAACAAGCTGGTGCGGGAAAAGCGGCTGGTGCCGGTCGCCCCGGTGGCCGAGGACGTCACCTACCACGACCCGTGCTACCTGGGCCGGCACAACAAGGTCTACACCCCGCCGCGGGATCTGGTCGGCGCCTCCGGCGCGACCTACCGGGAGATGCCGCGGCACGCCGACCGGTCGATGTGCTGCGGCGCCGGCGGCGCCCGGATGTGGATGGAAGAGCGCGTCGGCAAGCGCATCAACCTGGAACGGGTCGACGAAGCCCTCGGCACCGCGCCGTCGAAGATCGCCACCGGCTGCCCGTTCTGCCGGGTCATGCTCACCGACGGCCTCACCGCACGCCAGAACGAGAAGACCGCAGCCGAAAGCGTCGAAGTCGTCGACGTGGCACAGCTGCTGCTCACCTCGGTCAAACGCGGCACCGAGGACACTCCGAAGGAGTCCGAGAGCGCCGAAGCATGA
- a CDS encoding DUF1707 SHOCT-like domain-containing protein, with the protein MSEPDSVRASDADREAVAERLRAAMGEGRLDLAGFDERVRAAYAARTLADLAPLTADLPAPVPSKQSAEVARKERERKKLAKEWRDWAGTSFMLTGIWLVTWLPSGQPYFFWPIFPMGIWAVVLVAGMLFGGRGGDDAKT; encoded by the coding sequence ATGTCTGAGCCGGACTCGGTGCGCGCGTCCGACGCCGACCGCGAAGCGGTCGCCGAGCGGCTGCGCGCCGCCATGGGCGAGGGGCGCCTGGACCTCGCCGGGTTCGACGAGCGGGTGCGCGCCGCTTACGCCGCGCGCACCCTGGCCGATCTCGCGCCGCTGACGGCCGACCTCCCGGCGCCGGTCCCGTCGAAGCAGTCCGCCGAGGTCGCGCGAAAGGAGCGCGAGCGCAAGAAGCTCGCGAAGGAGTGGCGGGACTGGGCCGGCACCTCGTTCATGCTCACCGGCATCTGGCTGGTGACCTGGCTGCCGTCGGGACAGCCGTACTTCTTCTGGCCGATCTTCCCGATGGGGATCTGGGCCGTCGTGCTGGTCGCCGGGATGCTCTTCGGCGGCAGGGGCGGCGACGACGCCAAGACCTAG
- a CDS encoding DUF4097 family beta strand repeat-containing protein — translation MARVGLAVGGAALVLLGGAALAWGQIGGREQTRTVPVDGVSAVELIGGAGSVEVRYAPGARGEVQERISSSWGGGDSRLRVDGGRLVLDTDCGWNCSVDYQVTLPAPVPVTGELGSGDLEVAGMASVDARLGSGGADVRDVAGAVSVETGSGSVSLAGLGGDVDVRTGSGGVDGRDLRGGRFRAELGSGTAAAELTAPQEVDVRTSSGGIELEVPQGAYRVRADTGSGGEEIGVTQDPNAPRSLELSTGSGSIQVVPR, via the coding sequence ATGGCCCGAGTGGGATTGGCGGTCGGCGGCGCGGCACTGGTGCTGCTGGGTGGAGCGGCGCTGGCCTGGGGGCAGATCGGCGGCCGGGAGCAGACGCGGACGGTGCCGGTGGACGGCGTCAGCGCGGTCGAGCTCATCGGGGGTGCGGGCTCGGTCGAGGTCCGGTACGCGCCCGGAGCGCGCGGGGAGGTCCAGGAGCGGATCAGCTCGTCCTGGGGCGGCGGTGATTCGCGGCTGCGGGTCGATGGCGGCAGGCTCGTGCTCGACACCGACTGCGGGTGGAACTGCAGCGTCGACTACCAGGTGACCCTGCCCGCGCCGGTGCCGGTGACCGGCGAGCTCGGGTCGGGCGACCTCGAGGTGGCCGGGATGGCCTCGGTCGACGCCAGGCTCGGCTCGGGCGGGGCGGACGTCCGGGACGTCGCCGGGGCGGTCTCGGTGGAGACCGGTTCGGGGTCGGTCTCGCTGGCCGGCCTCGGCGGCGACGTCGACGTGCGCACCGGCAGCGGCGGTGTCGACGGCCGGGACCTGCGGGGCGGCCGGTTCCGCGCCGAGCTCGGCTCGGGGACAGCCGCGGCCGAGCTCACCGCACCGCAGGAGGTCGACGTGCGGACCAGCAGCGGCGGAATCGAGCTCGAGGTGCCGCAGGGGGCCTACCGCGTGCGCGCGGACACCGGCAGCGGCGGCGAGGAGATCGGCGTGACCCAGGACCCGAACGCGCCCCGGAGCCTGGAGCTCTCCACGGGCAGCGGGTCCATCCAGG
- a CDS encoding GAP family protein produces the protein MAPRTELGFGGSMPSLLGFYGLSLLDALNPSALVVTVLLLLRGGPYRTRVATYVSAIFATYLVLGVLIYFGLDGVMRLADSLVVERAGYALAAVGGSAMLLYALFPPKSVRGGVRMPKLPENLPLPLVFTAGLTITVAEFTTALPYLGAIGVLRSHTAEPLAAVLLLVSYNAIFVFPPLLLMAGFAVFEPRVRPRMAGWLARRREKKDDTWFWILGIVGFLLARAGIMYWVGVLGLLPPAS, from the coding sequence ATGGCTCCGCGAACGGAACTGGGGTTCGGAGGAAGCATGCCGTCGCTGCTGGGGTTCTACGGGTTGTCCCTGCTGGACGCCCTCAATCCGTCGGCGCTCGTGGTCACGGTGCTGCTGCTGTTGCGCGGCGGTCCGTACCGGACGCGGGTGGCCACTTACGTGAGTGCGATATTCGCCACTTACCTGGTTCTGGGGGTCCTGATCTACTTCGGGCTCGACGGGGTGATGCGGCTGGCCGACAGCCTCGTCGTCGAGCGGGCCGGGTACGCCCTGGCCGCCGTGGGCGGCTCGGCGATGCTGCTCTACGCGCTGTTCCCGCCGAAGTCCGTGCGGGGCGGGGTGCGGATGCCGAAGCTGCCCGAGAACCTGCCGCTGCCGCTGGTGTTCACGGCGGGCCTCACGATCACCGTCGCCGAGTTCACCACCGCGCTGCCCTACCTGGGCGCCATCGGCGTGCTGCGCTCGCACACCGCCGAGCCGCTGGCCGCGGTGCTGCTGCTGGTCAGCTACAACGCGATCTTCGTGTTCCCGCCGCTGCTGCTGATGGCGGGCTTCGCGGTGTTCGAGCCGCGCGTGCGGCCGAGGATGGCGGGCTGGCTCGCGCGGCGCCGGGAGAAGAAGGACGACACCTGGTTCTGGATCCTCGGCATCGTCGGCTTCCTGCTCGCCAGGGCCGGGATCATGTACTGGGTGGGTGTCCTCGGCCTCCTGCCGCCCGCGAGCTGA
- a CDS encoding purine-cytosine permease family protein, translating to MATSLEVERRSIDPIPEDERHGRPRSLFTLWFAANMQITSAVTGALTVLVGLHPLWALVAIALGNALGAVPMALHAAQGPKLGIPQMIQSRAQFGVHGAVLPLLLVVLMYLGYFASGNVLGGQALAEITGLPVDLSVLVYAGMSALIAIVGYRLIHRFGWIASLLSVVVFVYLTFRLLGSHDFAAVLAGAELDFPAFLLALSLTASWQLTFGPYVADTSRYLPSATSIRATFWWTYAGTVIGAVWAMSFGALAYAVSGNAFKGREVAYVVGLGGEALVLPLLLAIALGKFTVNVLNIYGGYMTVATTLTAFNSGTRRLSPATRIAYIALVGVAGGAIAVLGRGDFLSNFVLFLHFLLYFLTPWSAINLVDFYLLRKEKYALEEIYDPDGRYGRWCVPALVAYLLGILVQIPFSHVEKVFTGFAVPWLGGADIAWLLGLAVPGLIYWLAMRGRVRGTAPAEAAARE from the coding sequence ATGGCAACATCCCTGGAAGTCGAACGCAGGTCCATCGACCCGATCCCGGAAGACGAGCGGCACGGGCGCCCGCGCAGCCTGTTCACGCTCTGGTTCGCCGCGAACATGCAGATCACATCGGCTGTGACCGGGGCGCTGACGGTGCTGGTCGGGCTGCACCCGCTGTGGGCGCTGGTCGCGATCGCGCTGGGCAACGCGCTCGGCGCGGTCCCGATGGCGCTGCACGCGGCGCAGGGTCCCAAGCTCGGCATCCCGCAGATGATCCAGAGCCGGGCGCAGTTCGGCGTGCACGGGGCGGTGCTGCCGCTGCTCCTGGTCGTGCTGATGTACCTCGGCTACTTCGCCAGCGGCAACGTGCTGGGCGGGCAGGCGCTGGCCGAGATCACCGGCCTCCCGGTGGACCTGAGCGTGCTGGTCTACGCCGGCATGTCGGCGCTGATCGCGATCGTCGGCTACCGGCTGATCCACCGGTTCGGCTGGATCGCGTCGCTGCTGTCGGTCGTGGTGTTCGTGTACCTGACGTTCCGGCTGCTCGGCAGCCACGACTTCGCGGCGGTCCTGGCCGGCGCGGAGCTCGACTTCCCCGCGTTCCTGCTCGCGCTGTCGCTGACCGCGTCCTGGCAGCTCACCTTCGGGCCCTACGTCGCCGACACCTCCCGCTACCTGCCGTCGGCGACCTCCATCCGCGCGACGTTCTGGTGGACCTACGCCGGAACGGTGATCGGCGCGGTCTGGGCGATGTCCTTCGGCGCGCTCGCCTACGCCGTGTCCGGCAACGCCTTCAAGGGCCGCGAGGTCGCCTACGTCGTCGGACTCGGCGGCGAGGCGCTGGTGCTGCCGCTGCTGCTGGCCATCGCGCTGGGCAAGTTCACGGTGAACGTCCTCAACATCTACGGCGGCTACATGACGGTGGCCACCACGCTCACCGCGTTCAACAGCGGGACCAGGAGGCTTTCACCCGCGACGCGCATCGCCTACATCGCGCTGGTCGGCGTCGCCGGCGGCGCGATCGCGGTGCTCGGACGCGGCGACTTCCTGTCGAACTTCGTGCTGTTCCTGCACTTCCTGCTGTACTTCCTGACCCCGTGGAGCGCGATCAACCTCGTCGACTTCTACCTGCTGCGCAAGGAGAAGTACGCGCTGGAGGAGATCTACGACCCGGACGGCCGCTACGGGCGCTGGTGCGTGCCCGCGCTGGTGGCCTACCTGCTCGGCATCCTCGTGCAGATCCCGTTCTCGCACGTCGAGAAGGTGTTCACCGGGTTCGCGGTGCCCTGGCTCGGCGGCGCCGACATCGCGTGGCTGCTCGGGCTCGCGGTGCCGGGGCTCATCTACTGGCTGGCGATGCGCGGCCGCGTGCGCGGCACCGCGCCCGCCGAGGCAGCCGCCCGGGAGTGA
- a CDS encoding TetR/AcrR family transcriptional regulator, with protein MTISDAPRRRGRPPKLTREAVVAAALEVLDESGHNGLTMRAVAERLGVGKMSLYHHVADRAELERLAIEHLLAELDVPAPSLPWQERIAALAHGVRALVRTHPNATPLLAMREYTDPAALRLPEAVMAALHEAGLRGADVVGGARLVFGYAIGFAQLDLIGSPDPGASPMESLPESDFPHVVAGARETRHHGLDAQFVLGLRPLLAGLAACAG; from the coding sequence GTGACCATCTCAGACGCCCCGCGGCGGCGCGGCAGGCCGCCGAAGCTGACCCGCGAAGCCGTCGTGGCGGCGGCGCTGGAGGTGCTCGACGAGTCGGGGCACAACGGGCTGACCATGCGCGCGGTCGCCGAGCGCCTAGGCGTGGGCAAGATGAGCCTGTACCACCACGTGGCCGACCGGGCGGAGCTGGAGCGGCTGGCCATCGAGCACCTGCTCGCCGAGCTGGACGTGCCGGCGCCGTCGCTGCCGTGGCAGGAGCGGATCGCGGCGCTGGCGCACGGCGTTCGGGCGCTGGTGCGCACGCACCCGAACGCCACGCCCCTGCTGGCGATGCGCGAGTACACCGACCCGGCGGCTCTGCGCCTGCCGGAGGCCGTGATGGCCGCGCTGCACGAGGCGGGCCTGCGCGGCGCGGACGTGGTCGGCGGGGCGCGCCTGGTCTTCGGCTACGCCATCGGCTTCGCCCAGCTCGACCTCATCGGCTCACCTGATCCGGGTGCCTCTCCGATGGAGTCGCTGCCCGAGTCCGACTTCCCGCACGTCGTGGCGGGTGCCCGCGAAACCCGGCACCACGGCCTGGACGCCCAGTTCGTGCTGGGCCTGCGGCCGCTGCTCGCGGGCCTGGCCGCCTGCGCCGGGTAG
- a CDS encoding DMT family transporter: MAYLLLAVAILSEVTATVSLKLSEGFSKPVPSVMVVVGYLAAFAALGAVLKLGLPVGVVYAIWAGAGVALVAVIGAVFLGETITPVQIGGVVLIVGGVLALEMGGAH; this comes from the coding sequence GTGGCGTACCTGCTGTTGGCCGTGGCGATCCTCTCCGAGGTGACCGCGACGGTGTCGCTGAAGCTCTCCGAGGGGTTCAGCAAGCCGGTCCCGTCGGTCATGGTCGTCGTCGGCTACCTGGCCGCCTTCGCCGCGCTGGGCGCGGTGCTCAAGCTCGGCCTGCCGGTCGGTGTCGTCTACGCCATCTGGGCCGGAGCGGGCGTCGCGCTGGTGGCGGTCATCGGCGCGGTGTTCCTCGGCGAGACCATCACGCCGGTGCAGATCGGGGGTGTCGTGCTGATCGTCGGTGGTGTGCTCGCGCTCGAGATGGGAGGCGCGCATTGA
- a CDS encoding TetR/AcrR family transcriptional regulator, producing MSSQKPEVDGRRAKGARRRRAIVDATLRVVARDGIAGVSHRNIAREAGVPAASVGYYFDSIDDLLVATLLDSVEVLIAEIDRMTSEVGSDEQWPGVVARMLARMIDEHRERTLAEYELYLLAARRPALRPAARRWIEVATGYVNGGEGGDPHAMRAFFAAIDGLVLQALVADEPPTAEELEASLRYVMQPGSYLRSLGVIS from the coding sequence TTGAGCTCGCAGAAGCCGGAGGTCGACGGCCGCCGCGCCAAGGGCGCGCGCAGGCGCCGCGCCATCGTCGACGCCACGCTGCGGGTCGTGGCCCGCGACGGCATCGCGGGGGTGAGCCACCGCAACATCGCGCGCGAGGCCGGGGTGCCCGCGGCCTCGGTCGGCTACTACTTCGACAGCATCGACGACCTGCTGGTGGCGACGCTGCTCGACAGCGTCGAGGTGCTCATCGCCGAGATCGACCGGATGACGAGCGAGGTCGGGTCCGACGAGCAGTGGCCGGGAGTGGTGGCCCGGATGCTCGCGCGGATGATCGACGAGCACCGGGAACGCACCCTCGCCGAGTACGAGCTGTACCTGCTGGCCGCGCGCAGGCCGGCGCTGCGGCCCGCGGCGCGGCGCTGGATCGAGGTGGCCACCGGCTACGTCAACGGCGGCGAGGGCGGCGACCCGCACGCGATGCGCGCGTTCTTCGCCGCCATCGACGGCCTGGTGCTGCAGGCGCTGGTGGCCGACGAGCCGCCCACTGCCGAGGAGCTGGAGGCGTCCCTGCGCTACGTGATGCAGCCCGGGAGCTACCTGCGCTCGCTGGGCGTGATCTCGTGA
- a CDS encoding SWIM zinc finger family protein — protein sequence MDAALGQRVRESARTGLREAGPAAAESTVSRAAVSGAAVSEPTAPGLAVPDPAVHESPVCDSAVSVAAPTESQEGTDPKARPEAAGPPSPGRITASVDGDHDTHRTSVSVEVLNDAEWSRLLDRVVARSGHIAALLDGEMPRELVESADDAGVRLLPGIGDLEPDCDCPGFEHPCRHAAALGHQVSWLLDADPFVMLLARGRGREELLAELRWRRTCAEPDAPLLEPGELSRLADGAVARAARLLAEWDDADQLLEPFAG from the coding sequence GTGGACGCAGCGCTCGGGCAGCGGGTGCGCGAATCGGCGCGGACCGGGCTGCGGGAGGCCGGTCCGGCGGCGGCTGAGTCGACGGTGAGCAGGGCTGCAGTGAGCGGGGCAGCGGTGAGCGAGCCGACCGCGCCCGGCTTGGCCGTGCCCGACCCGGCTGTGCACGAGTCGCCGGTGTGCGACTCGGCGGTGTCGGTGGCGGCGCCGACGGAGTCGCAGGAGGGTACGGATCCGAAAGCCCGGCCGGAAGCAGCCGGACCGCCGTCGCCGGGCCGGATCACCGCGTCCGTCGACGGGGACCACGACACCCACCGGACGTCGGTGTCGGTCGAGGTGCTGAACGACGCGGAGTGGTCGCGGCTGCTGGACCGCGTCGTGGCCCGCTCCGGGCACATCGCGGCGCTGCTCGACGGCGAGATGCCGCGCGAGCTGGTGGAGTCGGCCGACGACGCGGGTGTCCGTCTGCTGCCCGGCATCGGCGACCTGGAGCCGGACTGCGACTGCCCCGGCTTCGAGCACCCGTGCCGGCACGCGGCCGCGCTGGGCCACCAGGTGTCCTGGCTCCTGGACGCCGATCCGTTCGTAATGCTGCTGGCCCGCGGCCGGGGTCGTGAGGAACTGCTCGCCGAACTGCGGTGGCGCCGCACCTGCGCCGAACCGGATGCGCCGCTGCTCGAACCCGGCGAGTTGTCGCGGTTGGCCGACGGCGCGGTGGCGCGTGCGGCGCGGTTGCTGGCCGAGTGGGACGACGCGGATCAGCTCCTGGAGCCCTTCGCCGGATAG
- a CDS encoding LLM class flavin-dependent oxidoreductase gives MTTQYGLVLFTDSFGSDAGSREVFEWALDYAREAERHGWHELWTTEHHFNPRAQNSSALAMAAFLLGRTNLHVGTAVAVLPNHHPIALAEQAAVLQHLSGDRFTLGVGRGQPLVDLDVLGTGLAGFRDVGESVALLDDALRHGRAKGDGERYRFDEVAVMPAPERSGPPFALASSSPESARMAGERGLPVLLSPFVDVRTKRALLDEHAAAAAERGHRLDPRDNIDSAYFAVADDTPAARELLTTGIAELNHQLARLVTPLVPCPAPTADQARAEAAELADCHVAGDVADCAAQLADRTAALGVGRVLLMPEGAGSREATLNTIRRAREVFTQAAYGLFNERAVRGSACTATEHS, from the coding sequence ATGACCACCCAGTACGGGCTCGTCCTGTTCACCGACTCTTTCGGCAGCGATGCCGGCAGTCGCGAGGTCTTCGAGTGGGCGCTGGACTACGCGCGCGAGGCCGAGCGGCACGGCTGGCACGAGCTCTGGACGACCGAGCACCACTTCAACCCGCGAGCCCAGAACTCCTCGGCCCTGGCCATGGCGGCGTTCCTGCTCGGCCGCACGAACCTGCACGTCGGCACCGCGGTGGCCGTGCTGCCCAACCACCACCCGATCGCACTCGCCGAACAGGCCGCGGTGCTGCAACACCTGTCCGGCGACCGCTTCACGCTCGGCGTCGGACGCGGGCAACCGCTGGTGGACCTGGACGTACTCGGCACCGGGCTGGCCGGCTTCCGCGACGTCGGCGAGTCGGTGGCGCTGCTGGACGACGCGTTGCGACACGGGCGGGCGAAGGGCGACGGTGAGCGGTACCGGTTCGACGAGGTGGCGGTGATGCCGGCACCCGAGCGGTCCGGCCCGCCCTTCGCGCTGGCGTCGTCGTCACCGGAGTCCGCGCGCATGGCGGGCGAGCGCGGGCTGCCCGTGCTGCTCAGCCCGTTCGTCGACGTGCGGACCAAGCGCGCGCTGCTCGACGAGCACGCGGCCGCGGCGGCGGAACGCGGTCACCGGCTCGACCCGCGGGACAACATCGACTCGGCGTACTTCGCCGTCGCCGACGACACTCCCGCCGCGCGGGAGCTGCTGACCACCGGGATCGCGGAGCTGAACCACCAGCTCGCGCGGCTGGTCACACCCCTGGTGCCGTGCCCGGCGCCGACGGCCGACCAGGCCCGCGCCGAGGCGGCGGAGCTCGCGGACTGCCACGTCGCCGGGGACGTCGCCGACTGCGCGGCGCAACTGGCAGACCGGACGGCGGCTCTCGGTGTCGGCCGAGTCCTGCTCATGCCCGAAGGCGCAGGCTCCCGCGAGGCGACCCTGAACACCATCCGCCGAGCGCGGGAGGTCTTCACCCAGGCCGCCTACGGTCTGTTCAACGAGCGGGCGGTGCGGGGCTCCGCCTGCACCGCCACCGAACATTCCTAG